The proteins below are encoded in one region of Peptostreptococcaceae bacterium:
- a CDS encoding shikimate kinase yields the protein MADLMGREFVDTDELIEKKHGPITDIFAVKGEKGFRAVEREAVKSLI from the coding sequence TTGGCTGACCTGATGGGACGCGAATTTGTCGATACGGACGAATTGATAGAGAAAAAACATGGTCCCATAACGGACATATTTGCAGTAAAAGGAGAAAAAGGTTTCAGAGCAGTTGAAAGGGAAGCGGTCAAATCCTTAATAAA